The genomic DNA GACTGTATCCGACCCGAGCCCTGTGACTCACCTTGATTTTTCGTCTTGTACGTCGCATTGAGAAAGTTCTCTTCGTGTGGTAGTTGAAATCTTCGTCATGGTACAACCCGGTCTGTGACGCGGCTGACGGTTCCCTGCCGTACGCCTTCACAGGGATCGGAGGAATGACTTGCCACTTCTTGAAACCTCGGCGGGCACCGCGGCCCACCAGCCGCAGGTACTTCCCCCACAAGTTAAGATTCTTCGGCATCTTGCTGGTGCATCTTCACTTTCTGACTTCCGCCAAAATTCCAAGCGACAAAGGG from Toxoplasma gondii ME49 unplaced genomic scaffold asmbl.1624, whole genome shotgun sequence includes the following:
- a CDS encoding hypothetical protein (encoded by transcript TGME49_326500), yielding MPKNLNLWGKYLRLVGRGARRGFKKWQVIPPIPVKAYGREPSAASQTGLYHDEDFNYHTKRTFSMRRTRRKIKVSHRARVGYSPSAGRSVDSANFREADSSPATDRYKHCYHLIRAIPFHSEQAPVLCFMSMHNFTTGSPSE